The following proteins come from a genomic window of Candidatus Thiodiazotropha sp. CDECU1:
- a CDS encoding protease complex subunit PrcB family protein, giving the protein MMRYNWQRWGGFGLMLLVVSGCNTLASSAISVLDKGYVCSVNQPAGVQLVSDSDRQKSDSARIGNAPQQSADSSADQDQFWIIRVNMGQQPSGGYGLRLLSDRLEISSNRARVTLEWLQPKPGSVQMQALTYPCLYLKIAKGDYSQLEIVDQDGEVRFDLNLN; this is encoded by the coding sequence ATGATGCGATACAATTGGCAGAGATGGGGCGGCTTTGGGCTGATGTTACTGGTTGTTTCAGGGTGTAATACACTGGCCTCTTCTGCAATCAGCGTGCTTGATAAGGGATATGTATGCAGTGTCAACCAACCTGCGGGCGTGCAACTGGTATCTGATAGTGACAGGCAAAAGAGTGACAGCGCCAGAATTGGCAACGCGCCACAACAAAGCGCTGACAGCAGTGCGGATCAGGATCAATTCTGGATAATCAGAGTCAATATGGGGCAGCAACCAAGCGGTGGATATGGGCTAAGGTTACTCTCCGACCGTCTGGAAATCTCGTCCAATAGAGCAAGGGTCACCCTGGAGTGGTTGCAGCCCAAGCCTGGTAGTGTGCAAATGCAGGCGCTTACCTATCCCTGTCTCTATCTGAAGATTGCCAAGGGCGACTATTCACAGTTGGAAATCGTTGATCAGGATGGTGAGGTCAGGTTCGACCTGAATCTCAATTGA